The following proteins are encoded in a genomic region of Paenibacillus sp. FSL R7-0273:
- a CDS encoding class I SAM-dependent methyltransferase, with amino-acid sequence MNEQNLNEQQEPQTAVPSSEETWNEDTYAAWTSRFGTPAEAAAKLKKDPQGRLFPLNNYLGEIEGRKIMNLMGSNGMKGVALALLGAEVSVADFSEANARYAAELAEAAGVELNYLVSDVLKLPEEVLDGSYDIVFAEMGIVHYFTELAPFMDTVCRLLTSGGRFVLRDFHPVTTKLISSKGSTAKVRKHKVDGDYFDTTLEEKKVSYSKYLPSAGQVPGSEVKQSVVYWRRWTLGELVTAAARSGLIISELAEEPNLSSDVYDKGIPKTFTLVAEKR; translated from the coding sequence ATGAATGAACAGAATTTGAATGAACAACAGGAACCGCAGACTGCGGTTCCATCCAGTGAAGAGACCTGGAACGAGGATACGTATGCTGCCTGGACAAGCAGATTCGGGACACCGGCAGAAGCGGCTGCTAAGCTGAAGAAGGACCCGCAGGGCAGATTGTTCCCGCTTAATAATTACCTTGGGGAGATTGAGGGCAGGAAGATTATGAACCTCATGGGCTCGAACGGGATGAAGGGGGTTGCGCTTGCTCTGCTTGGTGCAGAAGTAAGTGTGGCTGATTTCTCCGAGGCTAATGCCAGATATGCTGCAGAGCTGGCAGAGGCAGCCGGAGTTGAGCTCAATTATCTGGTGTCAGATGTTCTGAAGCTGCCGGAGGAGGTGCTGGACGGTTCTTATGACATTGTATTTGCCGAAATGGGCATCGTCCATTACTTCACCGAGCTTGCACCGTTTATGGATACGGTCTGCCGGCTGCTTACTTCCGGAGGCCGGTTCGTCCTGCGTGACTTTCACCCGGTTACGACCAAGCTGATTTCCTCAAAAGGGTCCACCGCCAAGGTGCGCAAGCATAAAGTGGACGGCGATTACTTCGACACAACACTGGAGGAGAAGAAGGTATCCTACTCCAAATATCTCCCGTCTGCCGGCCAGGTGCCCGGAAGCGAAGTGAAGCAAAGTGTCGTGTACTGGCGGCGCTGGACACTCGGCGAGCTGGTGACGGCTGCGGCGCGCAGCGGGCTTATCATCAGCGAGCTGGCAGAGGAGCCGAACCTGTCATCGGATGTGTATGACAAAGGCATCCCCAAAACCTTTACCCTGGTAGCCGAAAAGAGATAG
- a CDS encoding DMT family transporter — translation MNLKKPPVPVPLLMLTGIVAISFSAIFIKWSSAPASIQGMYRLLFTSLLMLPFVRPYSGAAFALKKKDWLLLGFSGFMLALHFLLWMGSLKFTSVASSTMIMALEPVFIMIGSYVLYKERSTKAAILGLGIAIFGTVFIGWGDIGLSADNLKGDLLSLGGTIAVSVHMMVGQRLVSRMPSYLYSLIVFLSASVVFAVYNLAAGIPFFDYPPKEWGIFVLLAIVPTVFGHILFNWLLQYVSATTVSMNILGEPVGASILAFVLLGERLNSLQWAGGILVMSGLAVYLYAGRNKKAPAAETLPTAS, via the coding sequence GTGAATCTCAAAAAACCGCCGGTTCCCGTTCCGCTGCTCATGCTGACCGGTATTGTGGCCATCTCATTCTCCGCTATTTTTATAAAATGGTCATCTGCACCGGCTTCCATACAGGGGATGTACCGGCTATTATTCACCTCGCTGCTGATGCTGCCCTTCGTCCGGCCTTACAGCGGGGCTGCCTTCGCGCTTAAGAAGAAGGATTGGCTCCTGCTCGGATTCTCCGGCTTCATGCTGGCACTGCATTTCCTGCTGTGGATGGGCTCGCTCAAGTTCACCTCTGTAGCGAGTTCAACGATGATTATGGCGCTGGAGCCGGTATTCATTATGATCGGTTCATATGTGCTATATAAGGAAAGAAGTACAAAAGCTGCGATTCTCGGCCTGGGGATTGCCATTTTTGGGACAGTGTTCATCGGCTGGGGCGACATCGGGCTGTCAGCAGATAATCTAAAAGGTGACCTGCTGTCGCTCGGCGGTACAATCGCGGTCTCCGTACATATGATGGTAGGCCAGCGCCTGGTCTCCCGTATGCCTTCTTATTTGTACAGCCTGATTGTTTTTCTCTCCGCTTCTGTAGTGTTTGCCGTTTACAACCTGGCTGCCGGCATCCCTTTCTTTGACTATCCGCCCAAGGAGTGGGGGATTTTTGTGCTCTTGGCTATAGTACCTACTGTATTTGGCCATATCCTGTTCAACTGGCTGCTGCAGTATGTGTCGGCTACGACAGTATCCATGAATATTCTGGGTGAGCCGGTCGGTGCCAGCATCCTGGCGTTCGTGCTGCTGGGTGAAAGACTCAACAGCCTGCAATGGGCAGGCGGCATCCTGGTCATGAGCGGACTGGCAGTCTATTTGTATGCCGGCCGCAATAAAAAAGCACCGGCGGCAGAAACACTGCCGACAGCATCATAG
- a CDS encoding zinc-dependent alcohol dehydrogenase, with translation MKAVTYQGKKKVEVKEVADAKLEKKDDILIRVTSTAICGSDLHIYNGAIPGMHDDYVIGHEPMGIVEDVGPDVTRVKKGDRVIIPFNVACGHCYFCQHEMESQCDHANDAKDTGGMLGYSDSYGGFAGGQAELLRVPYGNFGPFVVPEDAEMEDEKLLFLSDIVPTAWWGVEHAGVKPGDTVIVLGCGPVGLLTQKFAWMKGASRVIAVDHVPYRLEHARRTNNVEIFNFEKIKDIEVHLKEITRGGADVVIDCVGLDAKKTVVEKVETALMLQGGSLGAFRIASEVVRKFGTIQLIGVYGLNYNMFPLGHLFERNVSLKMGQAPVIHYMPLLYQMIKEGKFDPTDIITHRLPISQGEHAYKVFGEKEEDCIKVILKP, from the coding sequence ATGAAAGCTGTTACTTACCAGGGAAAGAAGAAAGTGGAAGTAAAAGAAGTTGCTGATGCCAAGCTTGAGAAAAAGGATGATATACTGATCCGGGTAACCTCTACAGCCATTTGCGGCTCGGATCTGCATATTTACAATGGGGCAATTCCGGGCATGCATGATGATTATGTCATCGGGCATGAGCCGATGGGGATTGTTGAGGATGTCGGGCCGGATGTAACCAGAGTCAAAAAAGGGGACCGCGTTATTATACCGTTCAACGTCGCCTGCGGACACTGTTACTTCTGCCAGCATGAGATGGAGAGCCAGTGCGATCACGCGAATGATGCCAAGGATACCGGCGGTATGCTCGGTTATTCCGATTCGTACGGCGGATTTGCGGGAGGGCAGGCAGAGCTGCTTCGTGTGCCTTACGGTAACTTCGGGCCGTTTGTGGTTCCGGAGGATGCGGAGATGGAGGACGAAAAGCTGCTGTTCCTGTCTGACATTGTGCCGACTGCCTGGTGGGGCGTTGAGCATGCAGGAGTAAAGCCGGGAGATACAGTTATTGTACTGGGCTGTGGTCCGGTCGGGCTGCTGACCCAGAAGTTTGCCTGGATGAAGGGCGCTTCGCGGGTTATTGCTGTTGATCATGTGCCATACCGGCTGGAGCATGCCAGACGGACCAACAATGTGGAAATTTTTAATTTTGAAAAGATCAAGGACATTGAAGTCCATCTGAAGGAAATTACACGCGGCGGTGCAGATGTGGTTATTGACTGCGTAGGCCTTGATGCCAAGAAGACAGTGGTAGAAAAGGTAGAGACTGCTCTGATGCTCCAGGGAGGCTCACTCGGCGCATTCCGGATTGCATCGGAGGTGGTACGCAAGTTTGGTACGATCCAGCTTATCGGTGTGTATGGCCTTAACTATAACATGTTCCCGCTGGGTCATCTGTTTGAGCGCAATGTAAGCCTCAAAATGGGCCAGGCACCGGTTATCCATTACATGCCGCTCCTGTACCAGATGATCAAGGAAGGCAAGTTCGATCCTACGGATATTATCACCCACCGTCTTCCGATCAGCCAGGGAGAGCATGCCTATAAGGTGTTTGGGGAGAAGGAAGAGGATTGCATCAAGGTTATACTGAAGCCGTAG
- a CDS encoding VanW family protein: MSKAKAAMKPIRRSRLRLFAGKRYYTWKRYWQWLTASGTRARTHSAEVLAYTAAAHATPLLRKLRNVDMQLQYNKITNLKLAAARLDGLLIRPGETFSYWQSIGKPTRRKGYLDGMVLFYGGFRSGTGGGLCQLSNLIYWMALHTPLTVTERHRHSYDVFPDEKRTQPFGSGATCAYNYLDLQLTNHTEHTYQLKLYLDDAHLHGEWRCDAEQLYQYEIYEAEHVISLEPWGGYIRSNRIRRRVLTRSGELAGDEAVADNHALMMYSPLLYPPAGTEEGAL, translated from the coding sequence ATGAGTAAAGCCAAAGCTGCAATGAAGCCGATCCGCCGCTCAAGACTGAGGCTGTTTGCCGGGAAGCGGTACTACACCTGGAAAAGATACTGGCAGTGGCTGACCGCCTCAGGTACAAGGGCAAGGACTCACAGTGCGGAGGTGCTGGCTTATACAGCCGCCGCTCATGCGACCCCGCTGCTTCGTAAGCTTCGTAACGTGGACATGCAGCTGCAGTATAACAAAATAACTAACCTGAAACTGGCGGCAGCGAGGCTTGACGGACTGCTGATCAGGCCGGGTGAAACCTTCTCCTACTGGCAGAGCATCGGCAAGCCGACCCGCCGTAAAGGTTATCTGGACGGTATGGTGTTATTCTATGGCGGGTTCCGCTCCGGAACGGGCGGAGGCCTCTGCCAGCTGTCGAATCTGATCTACTGGATGGCTCTGCATACCCCGCTGACAGTAACGGAGCGGCACCGCCACAGCTATGATGTGTTTCCGGATGAGAAGCGTACCCAGCCCTTTGGCAGCGGTGCGACCTGTGCTTATAACTATCTGGATTTGCAGCTCACCAATCATACGGAGCATACCTATCAGCTGAAGCTATACCTGGATGACGCTCATCTGCACGGGGAGTGGAGATGTGATGCTGAGCAGCTGTATCAGTATGAAATTTATGAAGCGGAGCATGTAATCAGCCTGGAGCCGTGGGGCGGTTATATCCGCAGCAACCGGATCCGCCGCAGAGTGCTGACGCGCAGCGGAGAGCTGGCCGGAGATGAGGCTGTGGCTGACAATCATGCGCTGATGATGTATTCGCCGCTGCTGTATCCGCCTGCAGGGACGGAAGAAGGGGCGCTGTAA
- a CDS encoding cysteine hydrolase family protein, with product MTTALLIIDVQEAMFSYPGMSLYDGEQVMDRIVALLGKARSAGVPVVYIQHTEDEEYTKGLPTWEISSRITPLSSETVVEKPTWDAFHRTTLHEELQRLGVTELVICGMQTEFCLDTTCRRAYSMGYRSTLVQDAHSTFDNANFSGEEIVRHHNGVLGGRFASLRPADEIDFA from the coding sequence ATGACTACGGCATTATTGATTATTGACGTGCAGGAAGCGATGTTTTCATATCCTGGAATGAGCCTTTACGACGGGGAACAGGTCATGGACCGTATTGTTGCACTGCTCGGTAAGGCGCGCTCGGCGGGAGTGCCGGTTGTCTACATACAGCATACGGAGGATGAGGAATATACTAAAGGACTGCCTACCTGGGAGATCAGCAGCCGGATCACTCCCTTGAGCAGCGAGACTGTAGTGGAAAAGCCGACCTGGGATGCGTTTCACCGCACAACACTGCATGAGGAGCTACAGCGCCTGGGGGTCACCGAGCTTGTCATCTGCGGCATGCAGACAGAATTCTGCCTTGATACTACCTGCCGGCGTGCTTACAGCATGGGTTACCGCAGTACTCTGGTTCAGGATGCGCACAGCACGTTTGATAACGCGAATTTCAGCGGGGAAGAGATTGTGCGCCATCATAACGGGGTGCTCGGCGGAAGATTCGCCAGCCTTCGCCCGGCAGACGAAATCGATTTTGCATGA
- the queE gene encoding 7-carboxy-7-deazaguanine synthase QueE, translating to MSKIPVIEIFGPTIQGEGAVIGVKTMFVRTYGCDYRCGWCDSAFTWDGSAKDKVQLMEPEAILAELLALAGDNFDCVTISGGNPALIGEGMAAFVKLLHERGIQAAIETQGSRWQDWFYDIDVLTISPKPPSSGMPTDWGKLDDIIDKLQQAGKAAHSLKVVVFNEEDFAYAREVHRRYPEIPMFLQPGNEDVTEPGDISARLLGRLEWLFNLVIGDPAMNRVRVLPQLHALIWHNKRGK from the coding sequence GTGAGTAAAATTCCTGTAATTGAAATTTTCGGCCCGACGATCCAAGGAGAAGGGGCCGTCATCGGCGTCAAAACGATGTTCGTCCGCACCTACGGCTGTGATTACCGCTGCGGCTGGTGCGATTCCGCATTCACCTGGGACGGCTCCGCCAAGGATAAGGTGCAGCTGATGGAGCCGGAAGCGATCCTGGCTGAGCTGCTGGCGCTTGCCGGCGATAACTTTGATTGTGTAACGATCTCCGGCGGCAACCCGGCTCTGATCGGCGAGGGTATGGCTGCCTTTGTGAAGCTGCTCCATGAACGCGGCATCCAGGCGGCCATCGAAACCCAGGGCAGCCGCTGGCAGGACTGGTTCTATGATATTGATGTGCTGACCATCAGTCCAAAGCCGCCCAGCTCGGGTATGCCGACAGACTGGGGGAAGCTGGATGATATTATTGATAAGCTGCAGCAGGCGGGCAAAGCAGCCCATAGCCTGAAGGTAGTTGTATTCAACGAGGAGGATTTTGCTTACGCACGGGAAGTTCACCGGCGTTATCCGGAGATTCCGATGTTCCTGCAGCCAGGAAACGAGGATGTCACGGAGCCGGGAGATATCTCTGCCCGTCTGCTCGGCCGGCTGGAGTGGCTGTTCAATCTGGTCATTGGCGACCCGGCTATGAACCGGGTAAGAGTACTCCCGCAGCTGCATGCGCTAATCTGGCATAATAAACGCGGGAAATAG
- a CDS encoding 6-pyruvoyl trahydropterin synthase family protein, which yields MLGEVTVCKIFTFDSAHQLVGHKGKCSNLHGHTYKLEVMLKGKPLAEAGHSDEGFVIDFSDIKATVQQQLVDRLDHAFLAMGNEPVLETLNQTGSKVALLGFRTTVENMSAYIAHRLKLAELPLYSVKLWETPTSWAEVLAEDIPEDGPAYRLHGGCDCE from the coding sequence ATGCTGGGTGAAGTAACAGTCTGCAAAATATTCACCTTTGACTCTGCACATCAGCTGGTCGGGCATAAAGGTAAATGCAGCAATCTGCACGGGCATACGTATAAGCTGGAGGTTATGCTCAAAGGCAAGCCCCTGGCGGAGGCCGGGCATTCGGATGAGGGCTTCGTCATTGATTTCAGCGATATAAAGGCGACCGTACAACAGCAGCTGGTGGACCGGCTGGATCACGCTTTTCTGGCCATGGGCAATGAGCCTGTGCTGGAGACGCTGAACCAGACCGGCTCCAAGGTGGCGCTGCTGGGCTTCCGTACCACTGTCGAGAATATGTCTGCCTATATCGCCCACCGGCTGAAGCTGGCTGAGCTGCCGCTTTATTCAGTGAAGCTGTGGGAAACGCCGACCTCCTGGGCGGAGGTGCTGGCTGAGGATATTCCGGAGGACGGGCCGGCCTACCGGCTGCACGGAGGCTGTGATTGTGAGTAA
- the queC gene encoding 7-cyano-7-deazaguanine synthase QueC: MNKKALVVFSGGQDSTTCLVWALQQFEEVQVVTFNYNQRHAAEIEVAKEIAATFGVKQHILDLGLLNQLAPNALTRDDIAIEAGEDGELPSTFVDGRNLLFLSFAAIMAKQLGYANIITGVCQTDFSGYPDCRDVFVKSLNVTLNLSMDYEFVIHTPLMWLDKKETWKLADELGRFDYVREHTLTCYNGIIGSGCGTCPACLLRQRGLEQYVAERKQGDL, from the coding sequence ATGAATAAAAAAGCACTCGTCGTATTCAGCGGCGGACAAGACAGCACCACCTGCCTCGTATGGGCACTTCAGCAATTTGAAGAGGTGCAGGTCGTTACTTTTAACTATAACCAGCGTCATGCGGCAGAGATAGAGGTAGCCAAAGAGATTGCCGCTACCTTCGGCGTAAAGCAGCACATTCTTGATCTGGGACTGCTTAATCAGCTGGCGCCTAACGCGCTCACCCGGGATGATATTGCGATTGAAGCGGGGGAAGACGGAGAGCTGCCGAGCACCTTTGTGGACGGACGCAATTTGCTGTTCCTGTCGTTTGCAGCCATTATGGCGAAGCAGCTGGGCTATGCAAACATTATTACGGGAGTGTGCCAGACTGACTTCAGCGGTTATCCGGACTGCCGGGATGTGTTTGTAAAATCATTAAATGTGACACTTAACCTGTCAATGGATTATGAGTTTGTTATTCATACCCCGCTGATGTGGCTCGATAAAAAAGAAACCTGGAAGCTCGCCGACGAGCTTGGCCGGTTCGATTATGTCCGTGAGCATACCTTGACCTGCTATAACGGCATTATCGGCAGCGGCTGCGGCACCTGTCCGGCCTGTCTGCTGCGCCAGCGCGGGCTGGAGCAGTATGTGGCGGAACGAAAGCAGGGTGATCTGTAA
- the queF gene encoding preQ(1) synthase — MSEGRLKEEMPEVTLLGNQGTKYNFGYDPEVLEAFDNKHPGRDYFVKFNCPEFTSLCPVTGQPDFGVMYISYIPDIKMVESKSLKLYLFSFRNHGDFHEDCVNIIMNDLISLMNPRYIEVWGKFTPRGGISIDPYCNWGRPGTKYEAMAEHRLMNHDLYPEKVDNR, encoded by the coding sequence ATGTCAGAAGGCAGACTGAAAGAGGAAATGCCGGAGGTAACCCTGCTGGGTAACCAGGGAACCAAATATAATTTTGGTTACGACCCGGAAGTGCTGGAAGCGTTCGATAACAAGCATCCCGGCCGCGATTATTTTGTCAAATTCAATTGTCCGGAGTTCACCAGTCTGTGTCCGGTAACCGGGCAGCCCGATTTCGGCGTGATGTACATCTCGTACATTCCCGATATCAAAATGGTGGAATCCAAATCACTCAAGCTGTACCTGTTCAGCTTCCGCAATCACGGCGATTTTCATGAGGACTGTGTCAACATTATTATGAATGACCTGATCTCCCTGATGAATCCGCGTTATATTGAAGTGTGGGGCAAGTTCACACCGCGCGGCGGCATCTCCATTGATCCTTACTGCAACTGGGGGCGTCCGGGTACCAAGTATGAGGCCATGGCCGAGCACCGGCTGATGAATCATGACCTGTATCCTGAGAAAGTGGACAACCGGTAG
- the murB gene encoding UDP-N-acetylmuramate dehydrogenase produces the protein MNISQTEKDLQQLLPAGTVRSREMLKTYVFTQIGGIADILATPASYEEIQRVVTYAREHNIPLTVLGNGSNVIIRDGGIRGIVLYTSILDKMTIENGLLVAQCGAKIIDASAFALEQELTGLEFACGIPGTVGGALYMNAGAYGGEVKDVLHSALAVNKAGELVTLQGEELQFGYRHSIFAGGDYTVLEARFALQPGDPAAIKAKMDELTYLRESKQPLEYPSCGSVFKRPPGRFAGQLIQESGLQGVRIGGAEVSLKHAGFIVNADNATANDYIGLIHHVRAEVKNKFGIELETEVRIIGED, from the coding sequence ATGAACATAAGCCAAACCGAAAAGGATTTGCAGCAGCTTCTTCCGGCTGGAACGGTAAGAAGCCGGGAAATGCTGAAGACCTATGTGTTTACACAAATCGGCGGCATTGCCGACATTCTGGCAACACCTGCGAGCTATGAGGAAATTCAACGTGTGGTTACATATGCCAGGGAGCATAATATCCCTTTAACCGTGCTGGGCAACGGATCTAACGTTATTATCCGTGACGGCGGAATCCGGGGAATTGTGCTGTATACTTCTATTTTGGATAAGATGACTATAGAGAACGGCCTCCTAGTTGCCCAGTGCGGAGCCAAAATTATCGACGCATCAGCCTTTGCGCTGGAGCAGGAGCTGACAGGTCTGGAATTCGCCTGCGGTATTCCCGGAACCGTAGGCGGGGCGCTGTATATGAATGCCGGTGCTTACGGCGGTGAGGTCAAGGATGTGCTGCACAGTGCACTGGCTGTCAACAAGGCCGGAGAGCTAGTAACGCTGCAGGGTGAGGAGCTGCAGTTTGGTTACCGGCACAGCATTTTTGCCGGCGGGGACTATACTGTGCTGGAGGCGCGCTTTGCCCTGCAGCCGGGAGATCCGGCAGCTATCAAAGCCAAGATGGATGAGCTGACCTATCTGCGGGAGTCGAAGCAGCCGCTGGAATATCCCTCCTGCGGGAGTGTATTCAAACGGCCTCCGGGCAGGTTTGCCGGTCAGCTTATTCAGGAGAGCGGACTGCAGGGTGTCAGAATTGGCGGGGCCGAGGTATCTCTCAAGCATGCCGGCTTCATTGTGAACGCAGACAATGCTACGGCCAATGACTACATCGGGCTGATCCATCATGTCCGTGCTGAGGTCAAGAATAAGTTCGGTATCGAGCTGGAGACAGAAGTCAGAATTATCGGTGAAGACTGA
- a CDS encoding (2Fe-2S)-binding protein: MTEAQQQEQIKDFSSKFDLHPGIPEGTVYSFNAGEMADEAGMSAFVECYRPLIKGLDDKVAATYFAGAFGNVALAVQYALTVYSSVPVISLSALSVHLIPSQGYWRVAFSLEDWSFEPAPAEAGQRTEWRNEQLSQFYRDTAAPLLTMLSRVTGLAGGEIWGQLPTKFNYYLEVFTSGGLPVSLLDTLLDDYRYLCEEMPAEIFGLKRNPFQVKVRKIESLAEPDKTVNMRNRCCLYYRTEGGSYCYTCPRLKEEERSARRTEYRKTASAGHA; this comes from the coding sequence ATGACAGAAGCACAGCAGCAGGAACAGATAAAGGACTTCAGCAGCAAGTTTGATTTGCATCCCGGCATACCTGAAGGCACCGTGTATTCCTTTAATGCCGGGGAGATGGCTGATGAAGCCGGAATGAGCGCTTTTGTTGAATGCTACAGGCCGCTGATTAAAGGTCTGGATGATAAGGTGGCAGCAACGTATTTTGCCGGAGCTTTCGGTAATGTGGCTCTTGCAGTCCAATACGCGCTCACTGTATATTCTTCAGTTCCTGTAATCAGTCTGTCTGCACTGTCCGTGCATCTCATTCCGTCCCAGGGGTACTGGCGTGTCGCCTTCTCTCTGGAGGACTGGTCTTTTGAGCCGGCTCCGGCCGAAGCAGGGCAGCGGACAGAGTGGCGTAATGAGCAGCTGAGCCAGTTCTACCGGGATACGGCTGCCCCGCTGCTAACCATGCTGTCCCGTGTCACCGGTCTGGCCGGGGGCGAAATCTGGGGACAGCTGCCCACCAAATTTAATTATTATCTTGAAGTCTTTACTTCCGGTGGCCTTCCTGTCAGCCTGCTGGATACCCTGCTGGATGACTACAGGTATCTGTGCGAAGAAATGCCGGCAGAGATATTCGGCTTGAAAAGAAATCCGTTTCAGGTCAAGGTGCGCAAGATCGAATCGCTGGCTGAGCCGGATAAGACTGTGAATATGCGCAACCGCTGCTGTCTCTATTACCGGACCGAAGGCGGAAGCTACTGCTATACCTGCCCGCGGCTGAAAGAGGAAGAACGGTCCGCACGCCGGACGGAATACCGGAAGACGGCATCTGCCGGACATGCATAG
- a CDS encoding ABC transporter ATP-binding protein translates to MSERLNTEQLSIGYAEATIVKELNLSLPTGKITALVGANGSGKSTILKTMARIMKPKSGSVMLDGKSIHTLSTKEVARQLAILPQNPTAPDGLTVSELVSYGRYPHQKGFGTMTPEDRDIIANAIQVTGMEEFHNRPIDRLSGGQRQRAWIAMALAQQTEILFLDEPTTFLDMAHQLEVLQLLQKLNQEEGRTIIMVVHDLNHASRYAQHMVAIKAGTVISEGAPAEVMTPEVLRKVFGIECDIVADPRTGVPLCLPYELAAYKAAGL, encoded by the coding sequence ATGTCAGAACGTTTGAACACAGAGCAGCTAAGTATCGGGTACGCGGAAGCAACCATTGTGAAGGAGCTGAACCTGTCACTGCCGACAGGGAAAATCACCGCTCTGGTCGGTGCTAACGGCTCCGGTAAATCCACAATCCTTAAAACAATGGCCCGGATTATGAAGCCGAAGAGCGGAAGTGTCATGCTGGACGGTAAATCTATCCATACACTGTCAACCAAGGAAGTCGCCCGCCAGCTGGCGATCCTGCCGCAGAACCCGACCGCACCGGACGGTCTGACTGTATCCGAGCTGGTCAGCTACGGACGTTATCCGCATCAGAAGGGCTTCGGCACAATGACGCCTGAAGACCGTGATATCATTGCTAATGCCATTCAAGTAACCGGCATGGAGGAATTCCATAACCGGCCGATCGACCGTCTCTCCGGCGGCCAGCGCCAGCGCGCCTGGATCGCTATGGCTCTGGCCCAGCAGACGGAAATCCTGTTCCTGGACGAGCCGACCACGTTCCTCGATATGGCCCATCAGCTGGAAGTGCTGCAGCTCCTGCAGAAGCTGAACCAGGAGGAAGGACGGACCATTATTATGGTCGTGCATGATCTTAACCATGCTTCCCGTTATGCCCAGCATATGGTGGCGATCAAAGCAGGCACGGTCATCAGTGAAGGGGCTCCTGCTGAGGTTATGACACCGGAAGTGCTCCGCAAGGTGTTCGGGATTGAATGTGACATCGTTGCCGATCCGCGGACCGGTGTGCCGCTGTGCCTGCCGTATGAGCTGGCGGCTTACAAGGCTGCCGGTTTGTAA